The Coffea eugenioides isolate CCC68of chromosome 8, Ceug_1.0, whole genome shotgun sequence genome has a segment encoding these proteins:
- the LOC113780266 gene encoding uncharacterized protein LOC113780266: MALYEALYGRKCRSPIYWDEIGERKVLDPTTIPWMENARERVKLIRQSLKIAQNRKKSYADNRRKDLEFEVGDCVFLKVTPLRSVTAGRGKKLQPRFVRPFKILQRVGKVAYRLKLPSSLSRIHNVIHVSMLKKYYPDTSHILQQEEVEIDESLTYEEKPVQLLDRMVKELRNKRIPLVKILWRNHRIEEVTWEVEEEMKKKCPELFENQDEKFRGRNSFQGEKV; encoded by the coding sequence atggcactCTACGAAGCGCTATACGGGAGGAAGTGCCGGTCACCGATCTATTGGGACGAAATCGGTGAGAGAAAGGTGCtagatccaaccactattccatggatggagaaTGCTCGAGAAAGagtcaagttgatacgacaaAGTCTCAAAATAGCTCAAAACCGAAAGAAGAGCTACgcggacaatcgaagaaaagatctggagttcgaagttggggACTGTGTTTTCCTTAAGGTCACACCATTACGAAGTGTcacggcgggtagaggaaaAAAACTTCAACCGAGATTCGTCAGACCTTTCAAGATTCTCCAAAGAGTTGGTAAAGTAGCGTATCGACTTAAACTACCGTCAAGTCTATCCAGAATTCACAACGTcatccacgtctcgatgcttaaAAAGTATTATCCTGATACGTCTCACATCTTACAGCAAGAGGAAGTCGAGATAGATGAATCCCTCACCTACGAAGAGAAGCCAGTACAGTTGCTCGACCGAATGGTTAAAGAGTTGAGAAACAAACGAATAcctttggtgaagattttatggagaaatcacCGAATTGAGGAGgttacctgggaggtggaagaagaaatgaaaaagaaatgcccTGAACTGTTTGAAAATCAAgatgagaaatttcgagggcgaaattcttttcaGGGGGagaaagtgtga
- the LOC113780265 gene encoding uncharacterized protein LOC113780265 translates to MEFLEDYDCTINYHPGKANVVADDLSRKAQVAGLMIKEWDLLESVCEWKPCLGSHKVVFGNVKITSALLERVKEVQKKDSMPEEVEIDESLTYEEKTVQLLDRKVKELRNKRIPLVKILWRNHEIEEVTWEVEEEMKKKCPELKLKPHEKNYPTHDLELATVVFALIKWRHYLYGVTFEVYSNHKSLRHLFSQKELNIRQRRWMEFLEDYDCTINYHPVKANVVADDLSRKAQVAGLMIKEWDLLESVCEWKPCLGSHKVVFGNVKITSALLERVKEVQKKDSMVRKWGEKEEKGELSDFNFSPEGVLKYGNRIMVPKDETLKKEILEEKSSI, encoded by the exons atggaatttctggaggactaTGACTGCACTATCAACTATCATCCGGGAAAAGCTAATGTGGTGGCGGATGACTTAAGCCGAAAGGCTCAAGTAGCGgggttaatgattaaggagtgggatctGTTGGAATCTGTTTGTGAGTGGAAGCCctgccttgggagtcataaggtgGTTTTTGGTAATGTTAAAATAACATCCGCACTGCTGGAGCGAGTTAAAGAAGTTCAAAAGAAGGATTCGATG CCAGAGGAAGTCGAGATAGATGAATCCCTCACCTACGAAGAGAAGACAGTACAGTTGCTCGACCGAAAGGTTAAAGAATTGAGAAACAAACGAATAcctttggtgaagattttgTGGAGAAATCACGAAATTGAGGAGgttacctgggaggtggaagaagaaatgaaaaagaaatgcccTGAACT gaagttgaaaccccACGAGAAGAACTATCCCACCCATGATCTAGAGTTAGCCACGGTTGTTTTTGCTCTGATTAAGTGGAGACATTAtctatacggggtgaccttcgaggtttactcaaACCACAAGAGTCTTAGACACCTCTTCTCgcaaaaggaattgaacatAAGGCAGcgacgatggatggaatttctggaggactaCGACTGCACTATCAACTATCATCCGGTAAAAGCTAATGTGGTGGCGGATGACTTAAGCCGAAAGGCTCAAGTAGCGgggttaatgattaaggagtgggatctGTTGGAATCTGTTTGTGAGTGGAAGCCctgccttgggagtcataaggtgGTTTTTGGTAATGTTAAAATAACATCCGCACTACTGGAGCGAGTTAAAGAAGTTCAAAAGAAGGATTCGATGGTGCggaaatggggagagaaagaggaaaaaggggAATTGTCAGATTTTAATTTCAGTCCCGAGGGAGTCTTGAAATACGGAAACCGAATTATGGTGCCCAAAGATGAAACGTTAAAGAAGGAGATCTTAGAGGAAAAATCATCGATCTAA